In one Agrobacterium tumefaciens genomic region, the following are encoded:
- a CDS encoding DegQ family serine endoprotease has translation MTSILRRYRIAALLGAAFVAAPLAMPVFLHNTPAFAQAGLSAIPGPVTSGGSFAGIVAADKPAVVTITTEMKTQEQATDDTTPFDQQFRQFFGEQGIPMPQQQPQQRQSQTAEALGSGFIISPDGYIVTNNHVIDNATAIKVTLDDGTELPAKLVGADPKSDLAVLKVVSPRPLAVISWGDSDRLKAGDQILAIGNPFGIGTTVTAGIVSARGRDLHSGPYDDFIQIDAPINHGNSGGPLVDVEGKVVGINTAIYSPNGGSVGVGFAIPSDQAQNVVVRLMKDGSIQHGFIGVQIQPVTPDVANAIGLTAAEGALVAKVDAGTPAGRAGIKSGDVITSLGGQAIKSPRDLSRMVADLSPGQKEHVTVWRQGESRDLLLTVGGNEGQNGQSSADNGQQKGDASSQSLPMIGIGLADITPAIREALSLPQDEKGAVVESVAPSKPAAEAGLQAGDVIVSVNQATVKSAGDAKAAIAQAGKAGRKSVLLLIQRGDSQTYVAIPFARG, from the coding sequence ATGACCAGTATTCTTCGCAGATATCGCATCGCGGCTTTGCTTGGCGCGGCCTTTGTCGCCGCGCCGCTTGCAATGCCCGTCTTTCTGCACAACACACCCGCTTTCGCCCAGGCCGGATTATCGGCCATTCCCGGTCCCGTGACCTCCGGCGGCTCCTTCGCCGGTATCGTCGCCGCCGACAAGCCGGCGGTGGTGACCATCACCACCGAAATGAAAACGCAGGAACAGGCGACGGACGACACGACGCCATTCGACCAGCAGTTCCGCCAGTTCTTCGGCGAGCAGGGCATTCCCATGCCGCAACAGCAGCCGCAGCAGCGCCAGTCCCAGACTGCGGAAGCGCTGGGTTCCGGCTTCATCATCTCGCCGGACGGCTATATCGTCACCAATAATCATGTCATCGACAATGCCACCGCCATCAAGGTGACGCTGGATGACGGCACCGAGCTTCCCGCCAAGCTTGTCGGCGCCGATCCGAAATCCGATCTCGCCGTCTTGAAAGTGGTTTCTCCCAGACCGCTCGCGGTGATTTCCTGGGGTGACTCGGACAGGCTCAAGGCCGGCGATCAGATCCTTGCCATCGGCAATCCGTTCGGTATCGGCACCACGGTCACGGCCGGCATCGTTTCTGCCCGTGGCCGCGATCTACACAGCGGGCCCTATGACGACTTCATCCAGATCGACGCGCCGATCAACCACGGCAACTCCGGCGGCCCGCTGGTCGATGTCGAAGGCAAGGTGGTCGGCATCAACACCGCGATCTATTCGCCGAATGGCGGCAGCGTCGGTGTCGGTTTCGCCATTCCCTCCGATCAGGCCCAGAACGTCGTCGTTCGCCTCATGAAGGATGGGTCGATCCAGCATGGCTTCATCGGTGTCCAGATACAGCCGGTGACGCCTGACGTGGCCAATGCCATCGGTCTGACGGCAGCGGAGGGCGCGCTGGTCGCCAAGGTCGACGCCGGCACGCCGGCAGGCCGGGCCGGCATCAAGAGTGGTGATGTCATCACCTCTCTGGGTGGACAGGCGATCAAATCGCCGCGCGACCTGTCGCGCATGGTCGCCGATCTGTCGCCCGGCCAGAAGGAACATGTCACTGTCTGGCGCCAGGGAGAAAGCAGGGACCTGCTTCTGACCGTAGGAGGCAATGAAGGCCAGAACGGGCAATCCTCCGCGGATAATGGTCAGCAGAAAGGCGACGCCTCATCGCAGTCCCTGCCGATGATCGGCATCGGGCTGGCCGACATCACCCCGGCGATCCGCGAAGCCCTCAGCCTGCCGCAGGATGAAAAGGGCGCTGTCGTCGAAAGCGTCGCGCCCTCGAAACCCGCAGCCGAGGCCGGCTTGCAGGCGGGCGATGTGATCGTCTCGGTCAATCAGGCGACGGTGAAATCGGCGGGTGACGCCAAGGCTGCGATTGCGCAGGCGGGCAAGGCAGGTCGCAAATCCGTTCTGCTGCTCATTCAGCGCGGCGATTCGCAAACCTATGTCGCCATCCCCTTCGCAAGGGGCTGA
- a CDS encoding HAD family phosphatase, producing MTKIEHIVFDIGKVLIHYDPHIPYSRLIPDADERKWFFENVCTHDWNLEQDRGRGWEDAEALLLEQFPEREEHIRAFRKFWHEMVSHSYDDSVAIMVALIDSGHDVTMLTNFASDTFREAQKMFPFLTLPRGVTVSGDVKLLKPDVAIYDLHAKEFGLNPAASIFIDDTLVNVEGAKAAGWQAVHFTGAEKLKQDLRAHGVDV from the coding sequence ATGACCAAGATTGAGCATATCGTATTCGACATCGGCAAAGTGCTGATCCATTACGATCCGCATATTCCCTATAGCCGCCTCATTCCCGATGCCGATGAGCGCAAATGGTTCTTCGAGAATGTCTGCACCCATGACTGGAACCTCGAACAGGATCGCGGACGCGGTTGGGAGGATGCCGAGGCGTTGCTGTTGGAACAGTTTCCGGAGCGGGAAGAGCATATCCGCGCCTTCCGCAAGTTCTGGCACGAGATGGTCTCGCATTCCTATGATGACAGCGTCGCCATCATGGTTGCCCTGATCGACAGCGGCCATGACGTGACGATGCTGACCAACTTCGCCTCCGACACGTTTCGCGAGGCGCAGAAGATGTTTCCCTTCCTGACACTGCCGCGCGGGGTAACGGTCTCCGGCGACGTGAAGCTCCTGAAACCGGATGTGGCGATCTACGATCTGCACGCGAAGGAATTCGGCCTTAACCCCGCCGCCAGCATTTTCATCGACGATACATTGGTGAATGTGGAAGGTGCTAAGGCTGCAGGCTGGCAGGCGGTGCATTTTACCGGTGCCGAGAAGCTGAAGCAGGACCTGCGGGCGCACGGTGTGGATGTCTGA
- the mutY gene encoding A/G-specific adenine glycosylase has protein sequence MNTDARQHIFHPTAEQLLAWYDRHHRELPWRTSPAMAARGKRADPYHVWLSEVMLQQTTVQAVKPYFLKFLAAWPSVSDLAAAPVEDVMAAWAGLGYYARARNLKKCAEAVAREHGGVFPDSEEGLKQLPGIGDYTSAAVAAIAFNRQAAVMDGNVERVISRLFAIDAPLPGSKPAMKAKVAALTPSDRPGDFAQAMMDLGATICTPKRPACALCPFNGHCLALAHDEPERFPVKAAKKAKPVRLGAAFVAVNASGEILLRRRIESGLLGGMTEVPTTAWTARMDGGTEASHAPFAAGWQAAGVIVHVFTHFELRLTVYRAQVPDSLKTGPDDGWWEPVTNLDAQALPTVMKKVIAQAIPSAFDERRKFR, from the coding sequence ATGAACACAGATGCGCGACAACACATATTCCATCCGACAGCGGAACAACTTCTCGCATGGTATGACCGGCACCATCGCGAACTGCCATGGCGCACGTCCCCCGCCATGGCGGCACGGGGAAAACGCGCCGATCCCTATCATGTCTGGCTGTCGGAGGTCATGCTGCAGCAGACGACGGTGCAGGCGGTCAAACCCTATTTCCTGAAGTTTCTCGCCGCCTGGCCAAGCGTCAGTGATCTGGCCGCGGCGCCGGTCGAGGATGTCATGGCGGCCTGGGCGGGGCTCGGTTATTACGCCCGCGCCCGCAACCTTAAAAAATGCGCCGAAGCCGTGGCGCGCGAGCATGGCGGCGTCTTTCCGGACAGCGAAGAGGGCCTGAAGCAACTGCCCGGCATCGGCGATTATACATCGGCCGCCGTCGCGGCCATCGCGTTCAACCGGCAGGCGGCGGTGATGGACGGCAATGTGGAGCGCGTCATCTCCCGCCTCTTCGCCATCGATGCTCCCCTGCCCGGCTCAAAGCCCGCCATGAAAGCAAAGGTGGCCGCGCTTACCCCTTCTGATCGCCCCGGCGATTTCGCCCAGGCGATGATGGATCTCGGCGCGACGATCTGCACGCCGAAACGGCCGGCCTGCGCGCTCTGTCCGTTCAACGGCCACTGTCTTGCGCTTGCCCATGACGAGCCGGAGCGTTTTCCGGTCAAGGCGGCGAAGAAGGCAAAACCGGTGCGGCTCGGGGCCGCCTTCGTGGCGGTGAATGCGAGCGGCGAAATCCTGCTCCGCCGGCGCATCGAAAGCGGGCTTCTCGGCGGCATGACCGAGGTGCCGACAACGGCATGGACCGCGCGCATGGACGGCGGCACGGAGGCGAGCCATGCGCCCTTTGCCGCCGGCTGGCAGGCGGCGGGCGTCATCGTGCATGTCTTCACCCATTTCGAGCTGCGGCTCACCGTCTATCGCGCGCAGGTTCCGGATAGTCTCAAAACAGGGCCGGATGACGGATGGTGGGAGCCGGTTACAAATCTTGACGCACAGGCGCTGCCAACGGTGATGAAAAAAGTCATCGCCCAAGCTATTCCATCCGCATTCGATGAACGCAGGAAATTTCGATGA